The sequence below is a genomic window from Fuerstiella sp..
GCCGGATGAAAGACGAACTTCTGGCCAATGGAGTGGACCTTAGAATTCGCACCCTGGTGGAAAAGATTGAAGTCAGCGCCTCACAGCAGGTCCAGGCCGTTGTCGTCAATGGCCGCCGCATTGGCTGCCGTGCTGTTGTCAGTAATGCCAACATCCGTTCAACAATTCTGGACCTGACGGGCCCTGATCATTTTGATCCCGATTTTGTAGCCGACACACATGCTGTCAGACTCAACAGCAGCAGTTGCCAGGTCTACATGGGACTTAACCCCGGTGAGGGATTTGATGCAGGCGTTGGTGATCTGCTTTTTCACTCTGAACATTCCGGTTTCGACATCGACGCAATGCTGAGCATGAATGTGAGCAGTCGGACGTTCAGCTTCTACTATCCACAAACACGTCCTGGCAGTGATCGCTGGCTGGTTGTGTCCTCGACAAATGCCAACTACCGCGACTGGGCCGATCTTTCCGATGAAGATTACAGAGTTGCCAAACATGAGCTGGAACAGACAACACTGGACTGCCTTGAACAGTACGTTCCGGATGTTCGGTCCAAAATTGATCACATCGAAGCGGCCACACCAAGGACGTTTGAACATTACACACGCCACGTGGCCGGATCATCTTTCGGCACAAAATTTGAAGGACTCAGGGTCAGTCAGAATCTTCCCGGACAGATTGGTGGTCTGTTTCATGCGGGTTCCGTCGGCATTATAATGTCGGGCTGGCTGGGAGCAGTGAACTACGGCGTGATCGTCAGTAATGAAGTCGACAAACTGCTGGCATCTCAGTCACCCGTCTAAACACCGGTGGCGGAATGCCTAAAACGGAAACTGCCCGTCCAGCGGTGATTCTGCCAGCTGAATCAGAAAAGCGGACAGTCGTTCCACAATGACCTTCATCAACGCCTCACCTTTTTCCGCGGTCGCCGGATGTGGATTACCCACCCCGGTGTTACTTGTCAGCAGGTGCCAGGGCCGGGTAATACTCACCCAGCCCTCATTAACAGCATTGAACTGTGTCTCACGTACCGTTCCGTCGTCAGCAGCAATGGTTCCATCCTCGTTCCGGCGAACCAGATGCTCAAAAAACGCCAGCCCCAGTGCGGTCTCCATTTCGCCGGCGTGGTCACCAGGTGACTCAAACAGTTTCTGCTGAACGTCATGAGTAAGGCCTCGAAACCAGTCACACAGGAACAGCTGAACCGGTGTGCTGCCGTGGAACTCGCGCAGCAACGGCTTAAATTCGTTCCCGCCGTGACTGTTAAGAATCACAAGTTTCAAAATTCCGTGGCCGGCAAGCGAATCGATCAAATCACGGAGGACCGTCCCCAGCGTAGCCGGATTGACGTTCATCGAAAGCCGGCAACGCGACTGGTTGGTCTGGGTCCCGTAAGGAATCGCCGGCAACAAAATGACACGAGCTCCACCATTCCAGGCAGCTTCGCAGACACGGCTGCCGATTGCTTCTGATTCCAGTGTATCGGTCCCGTAGGGCAGATGCAGATTATGGGGTTCGGTAGCCCCCATCGGCAGGACCGCCACCTGATACTCGCAGTCTTTGACGTGATAGTAGTTGGTTTCAGCCAGAATCCAGGGACGCATTGATGACTCCATGCAAATTACAGCGTGTGATACCGGACCGTTACCGCAACAGCCGTGCGGGGAACACGCATCACACTTCTCCGCGTACTGAATGCCCTGCAGTTCCTGTCCGTACCGAAGATCGAGTCTATCGCCTTCACCTATGACCGCAAACAGCAGCGACCAGTATGACCATTGATCCTTCAAAGGATTCCTGCGACCGTGTGCAGTAAATCCGTCCGTACAACCGGGACGGATGAGTCTTTTCGTGACTGCAGCAACTCAGACGATCGTCCCTGACAAACCGATTCTCTGCAGAGGACAGATGCTGCCGTCTTTAGCAGATTTAACAACACGCAACCGGTGGCTGACTACACGGTTAGTCGCCGCCGATTACCAGTCCGTCTTCTGCTGTGTCCCTCTGTATCTGCGGAAATTAAAAGATGAATCAAATCACTATTGGCAATTTGGAGCTCTCAGTGATCAGCGGAGGCAGAATGCGTACTGACGGCGGGAACATGTTCGGTGTTGTGCCGCGTGTTCTCTGGTCGCGCATCTGCCCGCCGGACGATCAGAATCGAATCTCAATGGATACAAATTGTCTGCTGGTACGAACCCCTGATTCACTGGGGCTGATCGATGCCGGTTACGGGGATAAAGCACCCGAGAAAATACGCCGTCGCAGCTGCATGGAATCCGGTGCACCACTGCTTAAGAATCTAAATGATGTCGGAATCTCAGCGGACGATATCGACTGGGTCATTCTGACACATCTTCACTTCGACCACGCCGGAGGGACCACCAGAATTGACAACAGTGGTAATCTTCTGCCGGTCTTCCGGTATGCCCGCCACTTCGTTCAGCAATTCGAATGGGACGACGCCGTTTCCGGCCGTGCGGAATTCGCCGGCGCCTATGATCCTGACGATTTCGTACCATTGCAGGATGCAGGTCTGCTGACACTCGTGAAAGAAGAACATGAAATTGTGCCTGGCGTCACCACCCGTCGAACAGACGGTCATACCCGAGGACAGCAGTTAGTCCGGCTGTTTTCACATGGACAAACTGCCGTCTATGTGGCGGACCTGTGTCCTACAGCAGCACACCTGCGTCCGATGTGGACAATGGCTTATGATCAGTTCCCGCTGACGACACGAAGAACCAAACCCGAAATCCTGGGAGAAATTGCCGACCAGGATCACGTTGTGATACTACCGCACGATCCCGGTACAAAGATCGCGAGGCTGCAGCGCCACGGGCCGGCGGACTTTGAGCTGTTACCTCCGGCCTGAACGGACGCCAAAGACAATACCGGCAGATACAAAAGACGGCTCTCCGGTAAAACTGGCCAAACAGATCTGAATTGATTCACAGGACAAACACAATCTGCAGAACAATGACTGCGGACTTCGGCTAGCGAATAAAGAACCGCTTCGCATCCCGAAATATTCGGGCGTCCTTCTCTTCCAGAATCTTCAGATTTTCGACAGCAGATGCAGCGACCTGAGCATACTGCTCAGGATCCTTTTTACCGGCCTTTTCACATGCCAGCATGTAGCGCACAATCGCACGTTTGATGGACGGAATCTGATACTCTTCCTGGTCAAACATACCCATCAGACGACTCTGCACAGACCAGTCTTTCCAGCGTGCCAGGTCGGCAATAATCAGATCACTGAGTTCGGGACGATCCAGTAACAGATACATCGCACCGGCAAGCCGCTCGATCGGAATATGCCCGGGTTCGTGCTTCTTCATGAACCGAAGTGTGTTGACCGTGGCATAGGTTTCTGAAAACGGCAGTTTTTTCTCGACACCGGATTCGGTCGTATAAAACTCATTGCGTATCTTGGCATCTTCAAGCTTCTCAAGCCCCTCTTCGCCGGTGAGCATCAGATAACCGGACATGATTCCCTCCAGTCCGAGACGGAAATCACTGTCGACTGTCATAATTTTCTTTTCCAGAACTACGGCATCATCTTTGGTGCCGCAGAGTCCCAGCATCATGCCGTACAGGGCGATACGGGTGACAGAAGTCTCCGAATCGGCAACCCATTGGATCAGTTTTTCACGCGGCATCTGATCCCTGAGCGGTCGAATGATCTTGTAGGGAGCAGCCGCGAATTCTCCGTAAGCGTCATTGGAAACCAGCAACTCGGGGTGTTCCAGATACCCGAGAAACCATGCTAACCGCTTCTGACGCTGCTCCGGATCCTTTTCAGGAGCAGGACAATTTCGAATGTATTCCCATGAATTCTCTGTCACTTTGGTT
It includes:
- a CDS encoding NAD(P)/FAD-dependent oxidoreductase, whose product is MPRDFLKDVKREYDVVVIGSGLAGLTSANILARQGYSVLLLEHHYQLGGMATWFKRRGGHIFDISLHGFPAGMIKSCRKYWTKEIADSIVQLHGIRFENPQFSLRTTFDRQDFTKILTEKFAVSPEAVQGFFDTVRGMNFYDDQDKTTREMFDEFFPGRDDVVRLLMEPITYANGSTLDDPAITYGIVFSNFMHKGVFTFEGGTDALIGRMKDELLANGVDLRIRTLVEKIEVSASQQVQAVVVNGRRIGCRAVVSNANIRSTILDLTGPDHFDPDFVADTHAVRLNSSSCQVYMGLNPGEGFDAGVGDLLFHSEHSGFDIDAMLSMNVSSRTFSFYYPQTRPGSDRWLVVSSTNANYRDWADLSDEDYRVAKHELEQTTLDCLEQYVPDVRSKIDHIEAATPRTFEHYTRHVAGSSFGTKFEGLRVSQNLPGQIGGLFHAGSVGIIMSGWLGAVNYGVIVSNEVDKLLASQSPV
- a CDS encoding creatininase family protein; this translates as MRPWILAETNYYHVKDCEYQVAVLPMGATEPHNLHLPYGTDTLESEAIGSRVCEAAWNGGARVILLPAIPYGTQTNQSRCRLSMNVNPATLGTVLRDLIDSLAGHGILKLVILNSHGGNEFKPLLREFHGSTPVQLFLCDWFRGLTHDVQQKLFESPGDHAGEMETALGLAFFEHLVRRNEDGTIAADDGTVRETQFNAVNEGWVSITRPWHLLTSNTGVGNPHPATAEKGEALMKVIVERLSAFLIQLAESPLDGQFPF
- a CDS encoding MBL fold metallo-hydrolase; amino-acid sequence: MNQITIGNLELSVISGGRMRTDGGNMFGVVPRVLWSRICPPDDQNRISMDTNCLLVRTPDSLGLIDAGYGDKAPEKIRRRSCMESGAPLLKNLNDVGISADDIDWVILTHLHFDHAGGTTRIDNSGNLLPVFRYARHFVQQFEWDDAVSGRAEFAGAYDPDDFVPLQDAGLLTLVKEEHEIVPGVTTRRTDGHTRGQQLVRLFSHGQTAVYVADLCPTAAHLRPMWTMAYDQFPLTTRRTKPEILGEIADQDHVVILPHDPGTKIARLQRHGPADFELLPPA